The sequence below is a genomic window from Haematobia irritans isolate KBUSLIRL chromosome 3, ASM5000362v1, whole genome shotgun sequence.
TAGGAACCATACCAAGACCAATATTAAAAAGAGATCCAAATAGATTTCCACATGATAATCCTGGAACCATTTAATCTCCTCTATGATGTAGTTCACCACAGTTTTTGAGGTTGTGGGTATTTGTGTAACATTGAGGATAATGGCTGCTGATGATTCTGCAGCATCATTGCGATTTGAGTAGACAAGCAATTGCGAAACCGCTATACCCACAAAACACATGGCAGCCAGGAATGCCAAGATATTCCTCATCCAACAATTGAGCTGAGTGAAATTACAAAAATGCACAATGCATACGAATATCAGAAATCCATAGTGGTACTCAAAAGCTTCCAATTCGTTGAGATCCAAAAGCAAGAAATTGGCTATGATCAAAATGACAGGCATGGCCATAAGCACAGCCAAGCAAATGTGCCAAGGGTACCAACTGGATATAGCCTCAAATATACGATCGGCACATGATTCCGAATTCGCCAGTTTCGAACGTGTCTGTGAGGCATGGCGTCGACACATTTGCCTTGTGAACAGAAACAAGGCAAAGACCTGTATGGCCGTGAAACAAGTGAACAGTGAAACCCACAACCGGAAACTGGGGGTCATGGTGTTCGGTGTCATCAGGAACAAGGAAATTGATATACACAAAAACACCACCAATCCTATGAATATATCGATGTAGGTATTATAGCGTGGCGTGGCCAACGTAGGAGGACCCTCCGTCTCATTCTCATTGCCGAAACGGTGAGCCTTAGAGCGAAAGTCCCGCTCCATTTGACGCGATTTGAAATACAAACTAAATCTCCTTAGAGGAGGCTTGACTAGATAACTCCTTTGGGATTTGGCATTATCACGGACACAACGTATCAGCTGGAGATCCGATTGTTTGCGTAATTGTTGTAAACAAGCGGCCAGCGGATCAACAATTTGACCCGTAGACCCCGGATTTGGTGGCAGGGGAGGTAGTGGCACATGAGGTAAAGTTTGGACATCTCCCAAATTGGAGATACTGGAAGTAGAGCTGGTAAAATAGCCCGATACCCTATGGGTACTAATGGCCGTTTGGTTTAGAGCATAGATCTGTTGTTGTATGGAGGACCGGCGTGAGTTGCTTTTTATGCCTGAGTCTTTCCTTGATGTTGCCGAGGGGCATATGCTTAAACCATCCGGCCATATGCTGGAGTTACGAGAATGCGTGGGAGCAGGGGGTACAATTAAAGGCTGACAGGGATTGCAGGTGATAGTGGGCCCTGGTGAGAGGGCACAAGCAGCTGCTGCCGGTAGATCTGCCTTACCTGCTGTCAAGGTGGAAGCTCTGGGCCTAGGCAAAGGTGATGTCTCCGATTGACCACTACGGCCACATTGGGAACGATAGCTTCCCGAACGACCAAATGGTGAGATATCACTGCGCGACTGACTTATATACGATCGTATATCGATGATATCATCGAACATGGAATATTGACCGGGAGAGCAACAACTGGCATCGGGAGAACGGTTGACACACGAGGAAATACCCGTAGATGTGGCCACATGATGCAGCATAGGTTTTTGCGGTATTTCCAACATATTCGAATTGGCTTTGCTATTCTCTATAACCACCGGTAGTTGTTGATAGCCATTGGGTTCTATAAAGGCCACCGTTTCCTCATTAGCCGTCGTTGAGCCCATTATCGTTGTAGTTGTTGTCGGTGTCTTTGGTCCATTGCTCATTAAGCTAACACTAACTTCAGTGCCATTGGATTTGTCATGTGACGATTTACCCATTTCctcaaatttcttcaaaaacttTGGCACTTTCCAAACTTTCAAACGAATCTTCGTCCTTGACGCTGAACCATTTGCCATATGCGATTTGCCATTATTTACAGGTACTGCCTCTTCATTTGCGGCTTGTTCATTGCCATCCTGTTCGGAATCCAAGCTTCCTGGTAAACTTTTCGTTGTTATTATAATCTTTGGTCTTTCACGGCATACGATAACGGGTGGTATACCTGCTGCTGCTGGATGTATGATTCCCCGCTCGATGTCACATTCACGTGATTGTGATTTTTTGCGCAGCTTCATACTAAGCGACGTCAGTCTTGGTCTTATCGAGAGGACAGGCGATGGATTGAGGGATGATGATAGTTGACCCACCGGTGAGGCTGGTGGTACATTTGGATGTATCACTGAAATATTTGTTGCACTATGAGATACTGAGTTCGATTGTGCTTGTATACCGGGCAGCATGAGGTGACTGCCATTTGTGTTGACATGAATACTAGGACATAGACTATTGGTGCGGGAGACATCTTTTCTTCGGCCTACAACAAAATAGGTACGATGACCTGCAAAGGagtgagagagaaagagagggaAATAATgagaaagaaatttaaaaatcaaaaactaaTATAATGGAATTATAGAGTGCGGAGGGTATGCATAAtggatttgtgatattttgtacgGTAGATTATAGCAAATGGAACACGAAACTTTGGGACCATATGTCGTAAGAATTCCCAGATAGACGAATGGAATAAACAAATAAGTACATggggttgttattgttgtaactgtttattgtgatttcatccatttccaTATTATGCGCTTTGGCGCATTTTGTATCCAGATCAAGGAATTCTTCGACTAAGATGAGAgggatgtgtccagagtgatctggttgtGAGTCCGGTAGGTTTAGCTGCATCAGCGAAAAAGGTTGCGCTTGTCAAGTCGCCCTTGGTGGCAAATGGGACACACGCCAGCTACGTTACTACTGATAGATAGGAGCCggatgcacttgcctgatcttagttgggtcaAAACTTCCCTAATTTGCCGTGGGATGTCTCTTTTCTCCGGTGGTATAGCCGGTGCTCGAGGttcaagaacaggattaaccttgtagcttttcACATCTTCATCTAGATTATCCCCACGAATCCTGTGCACACCTGTCTGGTATAGGATTCGTGAGGATATTCTAGATAAAGGTACGCTCAggaatgatcttggtctccacattaaggtgatccaggggcgtACTGCGGAGTCATCCTGTCGCAGTTCAAAGAGCAGCGTTCTGATGGACATGTTTGTTATTTCACTACTATTTGAGgtttccacactggcgctgtacCTCTGACCGACCAATTGACTTCTATGCAGTTTCTTTTTCTAATTCGaatcttttcaaaaattacattgGCTTTACAGTCGATTAGAAAAGGATGACGAATGCAATCCCGAGAATCTCGGGGTAGTTTTTAGTCGAAATTACGGAATTATAGTCAGAATTTAGATTTTCGGGTTTACTGTTCCCTCATTGAGATCTCCGAATCCAAAGTTCCTCACTATTATCTTCAGGTCAGGTTATCTTCCTGATATATTCGGCTCTATATTTCCTCAGCAGATATCTTCCTGTTTACAGTTTGCTACTATTTTTGGTATGTGCTAAGGAATTTGTTCCTTGGAGCCTAACAAATACTGAAATTATCACTTTCGGGTCTATAGATCCTTCGCTGAGATCGTCGGGATTACAGATTCTTCAAGGAAATCTTCGGGTCTACAGAATTGTTCTGACTGAAATCTTTTGTCCTGCAGTTTCCTAATTGAAAATTTCGGGTCTACAGTTTCTTAAAGATATTTTCGGGTCTACCCTTTCTTTATCCCATAGATATCTTCCTATTTGCAGTGCggtgttatttttttatatgtggtaaaaaatttgttcttggCCGTCTAAATTATAGCGAGATCGAGACTTTGTGGTCTACAGATCCATCACTGAGATTTTAGAGACTACAGTTCATTTACTGAGATCTTCAGGTCTACAGTCCCTAACCAAGATCTCCGGGTCTGAAGTTTTCTCATAGAAATCTTCGGCCCTACAGTTCCCTAATAGAGATTTTCGGCTCTAGAGTTCCTTAAAGagatcttcgggcctacagttacCTTACTAAGATCTTTCGACTCACAGTTGGTGTAGTGTAATCAATACCATTGAGCCATTAAACCTCATAAGTTTGAATAGAATAGGTAACATCTCGTTCTTCCGTCGGTAGTCAAGTCTGTTCTCGTCTTATGCAAAAACTGGCATCCTGCAATGTCCTTACAACCATACGACCTTTCGAAAATTCTGACCATTATACCTCCATCCGGAATAAACTCAATTGGGAGTCTAATGGCCGCTTGTTATTTTAGGCTCTTTTGCACACCACAGGTGGTGAGCTTTTCtcatatcaatgagtgctgctcgattacgTATTTATACCTCCTTTTTTTAAGGCGAGTCCGATCGGCATTTCGCTTTGGAATGAAATCGCTAGGAGAAGCCTTGAAACACTTACATTGTCACCGGAATCActgcagaaaaaaaatcttgttcggtcgaaactgggatgcaACCaatgaccctttgcatgcacggTAGGTATACTAACTATTGCATTATGGCGGCTCCCCAGGGTTTATAGTACTAAGtacaccgtggagcaatggttagcatacccgccttgcctcGAAACTGGGATGCAACCaatgaccctttgcatgcacggTAGGTATACTAACTATTGCATCATGGTGGCTCCCCAGGGTTTATAGTACTGAGtacaccgtggtgtaatggttagcatgcccgccttgcatacacagggtcgtgggttcaaacccagtttcgaccaaacaccaaaaagtttttcagcgatgacatttctgagggtttcaaagcttctctaagtggtttcactgcaatgtggaacgtcgttcggactcggttctaaaaaggaggtcccttgtcattgagcttaacatagaatcgggcagcactcagtgataagagagaagttcaccactgtggtatcacaatggactgaatagtctaagtgagcctgtacAATATTCCAAAAATAATTACATCTTAATGCTTCAAAAACGTTTTCAGCAAACGTGACGGTACTCGCAGATGAGCAAGATGGGTTTTGTTGTACTAGGGATTAAAGACCTAATAATGAAAACAAGAAGCGACCAGAgtattttgttatatatttttcctGACTTTATAACGTTTGGTTGTGGTTACTTACATGTGATTACTACGGTCATAATGGGTGCAATTGGAAATAGGTTAACTAACATTCGATCACATACTCACCGAAAACCTCTTCACCTTCATCAAGATAATAAGCCTCTCCCAAAAAATTTGCAGTTTCTTCAGATATATGAACCTGTTCGGGTTTACCTGAAGATTCCATTCTgtaataaaaaagagaaaaggTTGACTAAACATAATCTAGACTATCTCTACATCACTTACTTATTTGCCAAACTGACATCATTACTCCAGACATCAAATTTAACTCTTCTCGTACCCACAATACCACACAGTACAGTGCCCGTATGGACTCCAACACGCATTTTCACACCCTCATGCCGCTGTGCATCAAAACAACGCATGGCATCAATCATGCCCAGACCCATTTCCACACAACATATGGCATGATCCGGCCTAGGTTCCGGACAACCCGAAACGCAATAGTAACAATCACCAAGTGTGGAAATTTTCTCGCAACCATTTAAGCTACACAAATCATCGAAACGTTCAAAGAGATCATTGAGGATTTCCACCAACTGTTCGGCGGTTTTCGTTGAGGACATACGTGTAAATCCCACAATATCAGCAAATAGGATGCTTACATTTTCCATGCTATGCATATGAAAAGGACGAAATAAAGACTTAACATCATTGGAAGGTCTTGGTCTCATGTAATGTGACTCGGGCTTAACACTGCCATCCGCGTTGCCATCTATACCACCTTCATTGAGGAGCATATCGGCCACCTTGGGTGGCATTACCGAATGTATCATTTTCTCCTTCAATTGTTTTTCCATTTCCAACTGTCGTCTgactagaagattttgtccaactttcatGAATGTACCACGCATTCTCACCAAATTCATTATCAGCACATGTAGACCCACAAAGTGCACACATAAATGGCAAAGGATTCGCAGGACCAGAATTTTATAACTAAATTCTGCTTGGGCTCCATGCACTGCATTACCGGCGACCACAATATGCGTGACAACCTCAAAGAGAACCGTATA
It includes:
- the Ac13E gene encoding adenylyl cyclase 13E isoform X1: MRNKNKMPESRRQSVSFTAMPPGVLANDSRNNSTDDIQIALAPHIQAYLSQTGRRHSCCSVMLPVAFERAASNSWLDPKFDSAVLEGQYQTSVFCHIRMRYRFTLSYILLCSLAWFLYFLVDGGSEDFWRPISSSFSLISLITIMAMCFTHWDMYRANHVATSAITAALLCATSLAFLTYTGRAFSPLGHFAMCLEIVLLIYTALPMTLWLSAVIAITYTVLFEVVTHIVVAGNAVHGAQAEFSYKILVLRILCHLCVHFVGLHVLIMNLVRMRGTFMKVGQNLLVRRQLEMEKQLKEKMIHSVMPPKVADMLLNEGGIDGNADGSVKPESHYMRPRPSNDVKSLFRPFHMHSMENVSILFADIVGFTRMSSTKTAEQLVEILNDLFERFDDLCSLNGCEKISTLGDCYYCVSGCPEPRPDHAICCVEMGLGMIDAMRCFDAQRHEGVKMRVGVHTGTVLCGIVGTRRVKFDVWSNDVSLANKMESSGKPEQVHISEETANFLGEAYYLDEGEEVFGHRTYFVVGRRKDVSRTNSLCPSIHVNTNGSHLMLPGIQAQSNSVSHSATNISVIHPNVPPASPVGQLSSSLNPSPVLSIRPRLTSLSMKLRKKSQSRECDIERGIIHPAAAGIPPVIVCRERPKIIITTKSLPGSLDSEQDGNEQAANEEAVPVNNGKSHMANGSASRTKIRLKVWKVPKFLKKFEEMGKSSHDKSNGTEVSVSLMSNGPKTPTTTTTIMGSTTANEETVAFIEPNGYQQLPVVIENSKANSNMLEIPQKPMLHHVATSTGISSCVNRSPDASCCSPGQYSMFDDIIDIRSYISQSRSDISPFGRSGSYRSQCGRSGQSETSPLPRPRASTLTAGKADLPAAAACALSPGPTITCNPCQPLIVPPAPTHSRNSSIWPDGLSICPSATSRKDSGIKSNSRRSSIQQQIYALNQTAISTHRVSGYFTSSTSSISNLGDVQTLPHVPLPPLPPNPGSTGQIVDPLAACLQQLRKQSDLQLIRCVRDNAKSQRSYLVKPPLRRFSLYFKSRQMERDFRSKAHRFGNENETEGPPTLATPRYNTYIDIFIGLVVFLCISISLFLMTPNTMTPSFRLWVSLFTCFTAIQVFALFLFTRQMCRRHASQTRSKLANSESCADRIFEAISSWYPWHICLAVLMAMPVILIIANFLLLDLNELEAFEYHYGFLIFVCIVHFCNFTQLNCWMRNILAFLAAMCFVGIAVSQLLVYSNRNDAAESSAAIILNVTQIPTTSKTVVNYIIEEIKWFQDYHVEIYLDLFLILVLVWFLNREFEIGYRLTFYGNAVANQDKIRVQNMKNQADMLLHNIIPKHVAEHLKNTAKYSENHHNVGIIFASIVNFNEMYDESYLGGKEYLRVLNELIGDFDELLSRPEFKCVEKIKTIGSTFMAASGLDPNHRGDGNEHIHSLMEFSIAMQGVVDAFNKDLLEFNLILRIGFNVGDVTAGVIGTSKLHYDIWGDAVNVASRMDSTGVSNRIQVGKDCLQFLEAKYEFEPRGSVYVKGKDNMEVFLYTQRKPDLLGYDDDIPEVERNNSSIVDCKKQNGSIS
- the Ac13E gene encoding adenylyl cyclase 13E isoform X2; translation: MPPGVLANDSRNNSTDDIQIALAPHIQAYLSQTGRRHSCCSVMLPVAFERAASNSWLDPKFDSAVLEGQYQTSVFCHIRMRYRFTLSYILLCSLAWFLYFLVDGGSEDFWRPISSSFSLISLITIMAMCFTHWDMYRANHVATSAITAALLCATSLAFLTYTGRAFSPLGHFAMCLEIVLLIYTALPMTLWLSAVIAITYTVLFEVVTHIVVAGNAVHGAQAEFSYKILVLRILCHLCVHFVGLHVLIMNLVRMRGTFMKVGQNLLVRRQLEMEKQLKEKMIHSVMPPKVADMLLNEGGIDGNADGSVKPESHYMRPRPSNDVKSLFRPFHMHSMENVSILFADIVGFTRMSSTKTAEQLVEILNDLFERFDDLCSLNGCEKISTLGDCYYCVSGCPEPRPDHAICCVEMGLGMIDAMRCFDAQRHEGVKMRVGVHTGTVLCGIVGTRRVKFDVWSNDVSLANKMESSGKPEQVHISEETANFLGEAYYLDEGEEVFGHRTYFVVGRRKDVSRTNSLCPSIHVNTNGSHLMLPGIQAQSNSVSHSATNISVIHPNVPPASPVGQLSSSLNPSPVLSIRPRLTSLSMKLRKKSQSRECDIERGIIHPAAAGIPPVIVCRERPKIIITTKSLPGSLDSEQDGNEQAANEEAVPVNNGKSHMANGSASRTKIRLKVWKVPKFLKKFEEMGKSSHDKSNGTEVSVSLMSNGPKTPTTTTTIMGSTTANEETVAFIEPNGYQQLPVVIENSKANSNMLEIPQKPMLHHVATSTGISSCVNRSPDASCCSPGQYSMFDDIIDIRSYISQSRSDISPFGRSGSYRSQCGRSGQSETSPLPRPRASTLTAGKADLPAAAACALSPGPTITCNPCQPLIVPPAPTHSRNSSIWPDGLSICPSATSRKDSGIKSNSRRSSIQQQIYALNQTAISTHRVSGYFTSSTSSISNLGDVQTLPHVPLPPLPPNPGSTGQIVDPLAACLQQLRKQSDLQLIRCVRDNAKSQRSYLVKPPLRRFSLYFKSRQMERDFRSKAHRFGNENETEGPPTLATPRYNTYIDIFIGLVVFLCISISLFLMTPNTMTPSFRLWVSLFTCFTAIQVFALFLFTRQMCRRHASQTRSKLANSESCADRIFEAISSWYPWHICLAVLMAMPVILIIANFLLLDLNELEAFEYHYGFLIFVCIVHFCNFTQLNCWMRNILAFLAAMCFVGIAVSQLLVYSNRNDAAESSAAIILNVTQIPTTSKTVVNYIIEEIKWFQDYHVEIYLDLFLILVLVWFLNREFEIGYRLTFYGNAVANQDKIRVQNMKNQADMLLHNIIPKHVAEHLKNTAKYSENHHNVGIIFASIVNFNEMYDESYLGGKEYLRVLNELIGDFDELLSRPEFKCVEKIKTIGSTFMAASGLDPNHRGDGNEHIHSLMEFSIAMQGVVDAFNKDLLEFNLILRIGFNVGDVTAGVIGTSKLHYDIWGDAVNVASRMDSTGVSNRIQVGKDCLQFLEAKYEFEPRGSVYVKGKDNMEVFLYTQRKPDLLGYDDDIPEVERNNSSIVDCKKQNGSIS